A stretch of the Thiomicrorhabdus indica genome encodes the following:
- a CDS encoding NAD(+) kinase, which produces MFERIGIFGKYNGIQCWETIDTLLQHLIQQKKTVFLDSASCAEFPHQRYGVEVIERDSLAECIDIAIVVGGDGTFLDVARSIVDQNIPILGVNLGRLGFLTDISPKEMLNTVDEVMADNFQFEERNLIKVTIEKDGQIEFEGLALNDVVIHKTDSPRMIEFETFVDERFLNSQRSDGMIVSTPTGSTAYALSAGGPILDPRLDVMSLVSINPHTMSTRPYVIPGNSKVMIKPHENCNGLAQIICDGQITHHIGVNHQTCITRHKHFIKLLHPKGHDHFELLRAKLRWGDKLS; this is translated from the coding sequence ATGTTTGAACGCATCGGAATTTTTGGAAAATACAATGGTATTCAGTGTTGGGAAACCATCGACACCTTGCTGCAACATTTAATTCAACAAAAAAAGACAGTTTTTTTAGATTCGGCTTCCTGTGCTGAATTTCCCCATCAACGCTATGGGGTTGAAGTCATTGAACGAGATAGCTTGGCTGAATGCATTGACATTGCGATAGTCGTCGGTGGTGATGGTACATTTTTGGATGTTGCACGTTCGATTGTTGACCAAAACATTCCAATTTTAGGTGTAAACCTTGGCCGTCTCGGATTTTTGACCGATATTTCACCAAAAGAAATGCTCAATACCGTTGATGAGGTCATGGCGGATAACTTCCAATTTGAAGAACGAAACCTGATTAAAGTTACCATCGAAAAAGACGGCCAAATTGAATTTGAAGGCTTAGCTCTCAACGACGTGGTGATTCATAAAACCGACTCCCCTCGCATGATTGAATTTGAAACCTTTGTTGATGAGCGCTTTTTAAATTCACAACGTTCCGACGGCATGATTGTCTCAACCCCTACAGGCTCAACTGCTTATGCACTCTCCGCAGGTGGTCCCATTTTAGATCCTCGTTTGGATGTAATGAGTTTGGTTTCAATCAATCCACACACCATGAGCACGCGTCCTTATGTCATTCCAGGAAACAGTAAAGTCATGATTAAACCTCACGAAAACTGCAATGGATTGGCGCAAATTATTTGTGATGGTCAAATCACCCATCATATTGGCGTAAATCACCAAACTTGCATAACACGCCACAAGCATTTTATTA